In Microbacterium terrisoli, the genomic stretch CCTCGGTGTAGCCGCGAAGGGATGCCTCGGCCAGCGTGCGCGCGTCGTGCGCAGTGGTCCGCGCCCGCGCCGCCAGTTCGGCGACACGCGCGTGCTGCAGGCGGCGGGGAGTGGCAGCGAGCAACCGCTCGGCTTCGACGAGGTCGGCCGCGTCGTCGCGCGACACGCCCCGCACGGCAAGGGCGGTGGCTCGCAGATGCGCGACGGACGGGTTGCGGTCTGCGACCGCCCAGACGACATCATCGATTTCGTGCGCGCGCTCGACCGCGCGCCGGCGTGCCGACGGATGCTGGTCGGCGACCTTTCGGGCCAACACGACCAATTCGAGGCCGATCTGAGTCGAGTCGATGCGCATGTCGGTGGGTTGGAACTCCTCCCAGCCCTGCCACAGCGCCTCGAACGTGGCGGCGCTGTCGCCCTCGGCGCGGTGCCGAAGGCTGCGGCCCAGCCAGATCCACGATCTGCCGCGACCGCCCCACACCGCCCACTCGGGCACCGGGTCCAGGCCGACCGAGAGGTCGAAGGCGGCGGCCGCGCCGTGTCGATAGGCCATCACCACCGCTCGAAGGCCATGGATGGGCGCATCCAGACGGACGTCCATCGACGTGACCAGAGCGCGATGCGCCTCCATCTCAGCGGCGACGTCGGGCAGGATCGCGGTGGGCATCAGGGCTTGCGAACCGAGCGAGTGCGCTGCAACCATCCCCGTCCGATATCCGACGTCGATCGACATCCGCAGGCATCTCTGCAGCAATCCGTCGATCTCGTCGTGCTGATCGGCGTCGGACAGCGCGAGCGCGAGCAGCGCATGGGGAAAGCCCTGGACGGCATTGAACGACGGGCGCCGATCCGCCTTCGTCGCGGCATCCCGCAAGACGGCGATGGCTTCGTCGAGGTCCCCGCGCAGGTTGGCGATCTGGCCGTGCAGGCTCAGCGCCAGCACCTCCGCACCGTGATTGCCCGTCGCCGCCGACATCGCCGCACCTTCTCGTGCGGACCGCAGCGCCCCGTCGATATCGCCGAGCATGAGACGTGGCCAGCCGGCGAACGCGAGCTGCGCGGCGCGATCGCGCGGCTCGAGCACCTCGGCGGCCGCATACCGCTCGGCCGCATCGCGCGCTTCGGCGTGGCGGTGCTGCAGCAGCAGCGCGTGGGCCAGCGTCTGCGACAGGCCCCCGACCGCGTCCGGCGGCAGGTCGCGACGCAGCGCATCGGCGGCCAGCTCGGCGGCCTGGACGACATGGCCCGCGCTGAGTGCGGCGACGGCGAGGCCGGCGGTCGCCTGCGTGTTCGAGGGATCGCCGGGGCTCGTCGCGTCGTACACGCGCCGCCACAGCTCCGTGGCCGTATCGGGGGCGGCCACAGCCGTGCGCTGGGCGAGCCGCAGCGTCCACGGCAGGTCTTCGGCGGTCGTGGGCGCCTGCAGCAGGTGGCCTGCGACCGTGGCCGGTGCGACCTCCGCCGCATCCAGACGTGCGGCGATCTCACGGTGCAGTTCGGCGCGCACAGCGGCCGGCACGTCCTGCAGCAGGACGTGCTGGATCAGCTCGTGGCGGAAGCCGAGGGTGTCGAGTTCGGTCTCTTCGAGGAACCCGGCGGCGAAGGTCTCTTGCAGCAGCGGAACCAAGGCGCTCATCGGCCGACCCGCGACCACGCGCAGATGCATTGCCGGAAAACGGGTGCCCAGAAGCGCCGCCGACGTCAGCAGCTCGCGGGTCGGGGCGCTCAGGTGGCTGAGGTGGCGCATCATGACCATCGCCAGCGAGGGCGACGGCCCCACCGGCGCATCCAGCAGCACCTCCCCGCGTTCGCCGAGGGTGAGCGCCCCGTCGCGCAGCAGGGCCCGGATCATCTCGGTCAGAAACAGCGGGTTGCCGCCTGCGGCGGCGACGTACCGCGCGAGCGGTCCCTCGACGCTGCCACCGGCCAGCCGCTCGGCGATCGAGCGGCACGTGGCCGCCGACAGCGGTGCCAACGCGATCGGCAGCAGCAGGTCGCGTTCGCTGAGCACGCTGATCAGCCGGTCGAGGGCAGGCGGGGTCTCGTGCCGCGCCTGCGTGCGCATCGAGCCCACGATCGCCAGCGGAAGCTGCCCGAGCGTGCGGGACAGGCGCGTGAGCAGTGCGAGCGAATCGGCATCGGCCCATTGCAGGTCTTCGACGACGAGGATCGTCGGCGTCACGGCCACCTCGTCGATGAGTGCCAGCAGGCGCTCGCCCACCGCATACCGGTTCTGCTGCGATCCGCCGCTGTGGTCGTCGTCGCTCGGCAGGGAGGCGAAAGCATCCTGCAGCAGACCGTACGGGCGACGCTGGTCCATGGCGTCGGCAGAGGCACGGAGCACGAAGTGCTGTGGGGATGCGTGCTGCACGGCCGCATCGATGAGAGATGTCTTGCCGATGCCGCCCTCGCCGCTGACGACGATGAAGCGACCGGTCGGGGCGTGGCCGGCCGGCAGTGCGGCGACCAATTCGCGCAACTCGGCATCGCGCCCGAGGAAGACGCGCCGTGGGACGTCGGAAGGGATCGCACGACCAACCGTCGAGCGCATGCGCTGGTCCCCGCCCTTCTTCCCGTCCCCCTGAGCCAGATTGTAGTGGGGACCGGGGCATGACTCCTATGCCTCGCACGCTGGAGCCGTTCGGTTCGCGCCTCGCGACGCGATGGGCGCGCGACGAACCGGACCGCGTTCATCGCCGGGTGCCGGCAACGATGGTCTTCGCCGACATCTCGGGCTTCACCCGACTGACCGAGAGGCTCGCCCGCCAGGGCAGGGTGGGCGCCGAGCTCATGAGCGACACACTCGACCAGACCTTCGCCACGCTTCTCGCTCCGGCGTTCGACGAAGGTGCCGACCTGCTCAAGTGGGGCGGCGATGCGGTGCTGCTGCTGTTCCGCGACGACGCCGAGGACGACACCGGCACGGCTTCGCGCGATGGGCATGCCGTCCGCGCCGCCCGTGCGGCGCACCGCATGCGGGCGAGCCTGCGCGCGCTGGTGCGCACGCGCGCATTGCCGGTGCCCGCGCCGTTGCGCATGTCGATCGGCGTGCACAGTGCTGGTGGGAAGGACAGTGCCGGTGGGAACGACAGTGCCTCGGACGGCGGCGGGTTCGACTTCTTCCTGGTCGGCGATCCGGCCAGTCACCGGGAACTGATCGTCGCCGGGCCTGAGAGCAGCCACCTCACGGCGATCGAGCAGGCGTGCGGGGCCGGGCAGATCCTGCTCAGCGCTGCGACGTCCGCACGGCTGCCTGCGCGGGTCCTCGGCGGCAGTGTCGATGTTGACGGCACGAACGCGCGCCTGCTCCGAACGTCTCCGCCGTCCGGGGTGCAGACGGTGCCCACAGGGCCGACGTCGTCGCGTCTTCGGGCCGCTGCGGACGCGGCATCCCTCCCGTCTGTGCTCGACACGCTGCCGCCCGCCATCCGTGCGCACCTCGAGGCGGGGGTCGCCGCACCCGAGCACCGGCCGGTCACCGTGGGTTTCGTGCAGTTCTCGGGTGTCGACGCGCTGCTCGAAGAGGGAGAGGATGCCGCGGCCCGCGCCGTGCACGGGATCGTCGCCGCCGTGCAGCAGGCGTGCCTGCACCACGGCGTGACGTTCTTCGAGTCCGACATCGCCGCAGACGGCGGCAAGATCATGCTCACGGCCGGGGCGCCGCGCAGCACCGGCCACGACGCCGAGCGCATGTTGCGTACGGCATGCGAGATCGTCGCGCAGAAGGGGCCGCTCGGAGTGCGGGTGGGTGTCAACCTCGGCCACGTGTTCTCGGGCGAGCTCGGGCCTGCGGCCCGCCGGACGTACTCGATCAAGGGCGACGCCGTGAACCTTGCGGCCCGGCTGCTCGGACGGGCCGGCGCAGGACAGGTCGTGGCCACGACGCGCGTCGTGAGCGACGTGCACGCAGACGTCGACAGCGCCGCGCTGACGCCGTTCGCGGTGAAAGGCAAGCGCGACCCCGTCCACGCGGTGGTCGTCCACGCCGTGCGCGAGCGCTGGGCGACGAGCCGTGACGAGAGTCCGTTCGTCGGCCGCGAGGTGCCGTTGCGGGCATTGGAGGCACGGTTGGCCGCGGCCGCCGGCGGCCACGGCTGCGTGGTGGATGTGGTGGGCGAGCCGGGTATCGGAAAGTCCCGGCTGATCGGAGAACTCGGCGTTCCCGGGGGAATGCGCCGGTTGGTGTCGGCTGTCTCAGGTTATGAGAGCGCGACGCCATATGCCGCGATCGGCATACTGCTGCGAGCAGTGCTCGGGATCTCGGCGCAGGCAGAGCCGGCCGAGGCGGCCGCACGGCTGACGGATGAGGTGCGCCGCGCCGCCGCCGATCAGCTGCCGTGGCTGCCGCTGGTGGGCGTGCCCCTCGACCTCGCGCTGGAGTCCACCCGCGAGGTCGACGAACTGGAGCCGCGCTTTCGTCGCGGCCGCATCGAGCAGGCCACCGTTGCGCTTCTGGCGGCGCTGCTGACCACGCCCACGGTGTTCGTGTTCGAAGACACCCACCTCATGGATGAGGCCTCGGCCTCGCTTCTGCTGCGTCTGCTGCGTGAGGCGCGGCGGCGCCCCTGGTGCGTCGTGGTGACCCGGCGCGAGGTGCCGGTCGGGTTCGTGCCGCCCCTGACCGGCCCCGGCGACGAGCAGATCGCCCTGGGGGCGATCGCGCCCGAGGACGCGCTCGAACTGCTCGAATCGGCGACCGGAGGGTCCCGCCCGAGTCGGCACACGCTGCAGGCGATGGCCGAACGTGCACATGGCAATCCGCTGTTCCTCACCTCGCTGGCCACGAGCGTCCGCGCGTCGGATGCTCCCGGCGACCTGCCCGGATCGGTCGAGGCCGTACTGCTGGTGGACATCGACAGGCTCGGCCCCGACGATCGGGCTCTGCTGCGGCTGGCCGCGGTGCTCGGCACCCGCTTCGATTCCGATCTGCTCGCCCGGCTGCACAGCGCCGGGCTGCACAACGGCGAGATCCACCACGAGGAGATCCTCGGACGGCTCGACGAATTCGTGCGTCCGGCCGCCGGTGCATCCGCGGCCAGCGAGATGGAGTTCCGGCACGCGATGGTGCGTGACGTCGCCTATGAGGGACTGCCGTTCAGGTTGCGCCGCGAGATGCACGAACGGGTCGCCTTGGCGCTCGAAGCCGACGCCGACGGGCAGGCCGGCCGCGCGGCGGCCCCCGACCTGCTGAGCCTGCATTTTCATGCCGCAGGTGTGTACGACAAGGCATGGACGGCGTCGCTGCGCGCCGGTGACGAGGCGCGGGGCAAGTACGCCTACGCCCAGGCGGCCGCGTTCTTCGCCCGGGCGCTGGACAGCGCCGCGCACCTCGCGCAGGTCTCGACGGCCGAACGTGCCGCAGCGAGTGTCTCACTCGGTGACTGCCTGGACATGGCGGGCGATGCGACCGGGGCGCTGGCCGCGTTGCGGCGTGCGCGGCGCGAGATGGGCGACGACCTCGTGGCCACCGCCGAGGTGCTGTACAAAGAGGCGCGGATCACGCTGCGCCTCGGGCGCTACCGTCCGGCCCTCGCGCAGCTGACGCGTGCGATGAAGCTTCTGGAGGGGACCGCGGGCGCGTCCGCCGACGCCGTGCGCGCGCGGCTTGCGACCAGATACGGCTTCTGCCTGCACCTGCAGCATCGGTCGGCCGAGGCCGTGCGCTGGGGCCGCCGTGGCGTCGCCTGGGCCGAGTCGGCGGACGACCATGAGGTGCTTGCTCACGCGTTCAATGCGCTGCATCTGGCCTACGGTGCCTCGGAGCTTTCTGAAGACCGCCCTTACGGACGGCTCGCGCTTGCTCTCTACGAGCAGCTGGGAGACCTCAGCGGCCAGGCACTGACCCTGAACAATCTCGCGATCGATGCGTACAACACCGGCAGCTGGGCACAGGCCATCGATGCGTTCACCGGGGCGGCCGAGAGCTTTCACCGGCTCGGCGACGACGCGAACGAGGCGACCGCGGTCTACAACCGCGCCGACGTGCTGGTCGCCCAGGGGCGACACGCCGAAGCGCTGCCGGTGCTGCGCGTCGCGCTGCACCTGGCCCGGCGCGTCGATGACGAAGAGCTCGTCGGCCTGGTGCTGCGCGAACAGGCACGGGCCGAGGCCGGCACCGGTGATCAGACCCGCGCGTGGTCGTCGTTCCAGCAGGCTCGTGCAGTGCTGGCGGGTCTCGAGCTTGCGACCGAGGTCGCGCTGCTGGATGCTGCGCGCGCCGAAGCACTCGCCGGCTCAGGGCAGGCCGACCAGGCTCTGGCCCTGATCGACGACACCATCCGTGCCGCGCAGGCCAAGGCATCCGACACCCTCGCCCGCCTGCTGCGGATTCGCGCGCAGGCACTGGTCGCCCTGGGGGACCACGAGCAGGCTGCCGCCGCCGCTCGCGAGGGGCTTGCACGCACCTCCGGCGATTACGGCGGCTATGAGCCCGCTCTGCTGCGTCTGGCGCTGGCCGAGGCGACGCGCGATCGGGAGCTGCGCGAACAAGCGCAGCGCGCGCTGGTCTCACTCGGCGTCGTGGCCTGACCGGTCGGGCCAGCCGGCCGGTCAGGCCACAGGATCGGGTCGTGCTGCGTCAGATCGTGCCGCGCACGTCGTGGAGGAAGCGGACGACGAGGTGCAGGTCACCCGCGTTGTCCCGGGTGCTCGAGACCGTGTCGGTGCAGAAGAGCTGGTCGGCGCCGATCACACCCTTGGCCGGGCACGCCGGCGTCGTGGTCAACGTTCCGGTCGCCGTCTGCGACCACAGCGCCCGGTATGACGGCACGCCGCCCTTGCCGCAGATCGACTTGTCGCAGACGATGGTCATCGTCGCGGGGCTCGTGCGGGTGTACAGGCCGCTGCCATCGGTGTCGTCCAGGTTCGCGATGAGCTGGGTGACCAGTGCTCCCTTGCTGCACGCCTCGGCAGTCGGGCACACCCCGAGCGACAGTGCGACGTTGCCGGTCGCGCCGTTGGGCAGCGCCACGAGGCCGCAGACGGGATGCTGCCGGTCGACGGTCGTGCATCCCGCTGCGTCGGCTCCGGCCGTGCCGTTCAGCAGTGCCGGCGACGAGCCGCTCTGGATGGCGAGGGTCAGGTCGACGGGGAAGGATGCCGACTGCCCGGTCAGCTTCTTGTTGCCCGAACCGACCGTCCCGGTGACCGACAGCGCGGCTGTCGGTGCCGAGTACATGACCGAGAAGGTTGCGCTGGTCTGGTTCCTCGGGATCTCGGCCGGGGTGCCCCCCACGAGTGTCAGCGTCCCCGGCCCGGCAGACGGCGCGAGGGTGACCGGAGTCGCGTTCGGGTACGCGGCTGGCTGGCCGGCCGTCCACAGCGAGACAGTGACCTGGAAGGCCTGTCCGACGGCGGTGAGCACGTCGGGCATCGCCTCCGCAGGCGTTCCCTCCAATGACGCGAGGACCCCGGGGTCGGTCTGTGCCGTCACGGTGATCGAGGTGGGTTTGGGTGGCGGCTGACTGCCGTAGGCGGCGGTCATTCCGGCCTGCGGCACGGCCAGCGCCAGCAGAGCCAGTGCCGTGATCGTGAGGAACGAGCGGGTGCGTCGCACCGGGCGCCTGCCGTTCTGGTCTGAACTGTGCGGATGGAACGAGAACATGACGAACTCCTCAGAGGTCGGGTAGGCCGTGAGTGCGCAGATCACGACGCTTCTCAGCCTGGCCCGTCCCCGCGCGGAAAAAATCCGTGAGATCACGGAGGTTTCCGCCGTGCCGGACACGCATCCTGTTGCCATGGCAGTTTCGTCCCGCGAGGACCCGTCGCGCGACGCAGGCCTCGGGCCCCATGAGCAGATGGACGCCCAGAAGAAAAGCATCCAGCAGAAGAGCACCCAGAAGTTGACTGCGCGACTCATCGGCGATGCGCCCTATTCCGCGGTGCTGCGCCGTGGCCGCATTCCTGAACGGACAGTTCTGGTGGTGGCATCCATCGGTGCGGTGCTCGCGTTCCTGGACGCCACGATCGTCAACATCGCGTTCCCGAGCATCGCCGCGTCGTTCCCCGGTGAGTCGGTGGGGACCGTCTCATGGGTCCTGAACGCGTTCAACGTCGTGTTCGCATCGTTCATGATCGTGTTCGGGCGGCTCGGCGACGTGATGGGCCGTCGCACCCTCTACCTGGTCGGGATCGTCCTGTTCACCGTCGCGTCGGTCGTGTGTGCCCTCGCGCCGTCGATCGGCGTGCTGATCGGCGCGCGTGTTGTGCAGGCGCTGGGTGCAGCCATGATCGTGCCGGCCTCGCTCGCCCTGGTGATCGAAGGGTTCTCCGGC encodes the following:
- a CDS encoding helix-turn-helix transcriptional regulator; translation: MRSTVGRAIPSDVPRRVFLGRDAELRELVAALPAGHAPTGRFIVVSGEGGIGKTSLIDAAVQHASPQHFVLRASADAMDQRRPYGLLQDAFASLPSDDDHSGGSQQNRYAVGERLLALIDEVAVTPTILVVEDLQWADADSLALLTRLSRTLGQLPLAIVGSMRTQARHETPPALDRLISVLSERDLLLPIALAPLSAATCRSIAERLAGGSVEGPLARYVAAAGGNPLFLTEMIRALLRDGALTLGERGEVLLDAPVGPSPSLAMVMMRHLSHLSAPTRELLTSAALLGTRFPAMHLRVVAGRPMSALVPLLQETFAAGFLEETELDTLGFRHELIQHVLLQDVPAAVRAELHREIAARLDAAEVAPATVAGHLLQAPTTAEDLPWTLRLAQRTAVAAPDTATELWRRVYDATSPGDPSNTQATAGLAVAALSAGHVVQAAELAADALRRDLPPDAVGGLSQTLAHALLLQHRHAEARDAAERYAAAEVLEPRDRAAQLAFAGWPRLMLGDIDGALRSAREGAAMSAATGNHGAEVLALSLHGQIANLRGDLDEAIAVLRDAATKADRRPSFNAVQGFPHALLALALSDADQHDEIDGLLQRCLRMSIDVGYRTGMVAAHSLGSQALMPTAILPDVAAEMEAHRALVTSMDVRLDAPIHGLRAVVMAYRHGAAAAFDLSVGLDPVPEWAVWGGRGRSWIWLGRSLRHRAEGDSAATFEALWQGWEEFQPTDMRIDSTQIGLELVVLARKVADQHPSARRRAVERAHEIDDVVWAVADRNPSVAHLRATALAVRGVSRDDAADLVEAERLLAATPRRLQHARVAELAARARTTAHDARTLAEASLRGYTEVGADHEVIRARAAFRRAGVAVRTASRVRPTSGWEALTRTEERVAGHVATGATNPEIAERLGVSRRTIETHVSNVLTKLGLRSRTEVAVFVSRRLEHPRQNG
- a CDS encoding AAA family ATPase, which gives rise to MTPMPRTLEPFGSRLATRWARDEPDRVHRRVPATMVFADISGFTRLTERLARQGRVGAELMSDTLDQTFATLLAPAFDEGADLLKWGGDAVLLLFRDDAEDDTGTASRDGHAVRAARAAHRMRASLRALVRTRALPVPAPLRMSIGVHSAGGKDSAGGNDSASDGGGFDFFLVGDPASHRELIVAGPESSHLTAIEQACGAGQILLSAATSARLPARVLGGSVDVDGTNARLLRTSPPSGVQTVPTGPTSSRLRAAADAASLPSVLDTLPPAIRAHLEAGVAAPEHRPVTVGFVQFSGVDALLEEGEDAAARAVHGIVAAVQQACLHHGVTFFESDIAADGGKIMLTAGAPRSTGHDAERMLRTACEIVAQKGPLGVRVGVNLGHVFSGELGPAARRTYSIKGDAVNLAARLLGRAGAGQVVATTRVVSDVHADVDSAALTPFAVKGKRDPVHAVVVHAVRERWATSRDESPFVGREVPLRALEARLAAAAGGHGCVVDVVGEPGIGKSRLIGELGVPGGMRRLVSAVSGYESATPYAAIGILLRAVLGISAQAEPAEAAARLTDEVRRAAADQLPWLPLVGVPLDLALESTREVDELEPRFRRGRIEQATVALLAALLTTPTVFVFEDTHLMDEASASLLLRLLREARRRPWCVVVTRREVPVGFVPPLTGPGDEQIALGAIAPEDALELLESATGGSRPSRHTLQAMAERAHGNPLFLTSLATSVRASDAPGDLPGSVEAVLLVDIDRLGPDDRALLRLAAVLGTRFDSDLLARLHSAGLHNGEIHHEEILGRLDEFVRPAAGASAASEMEFRHAMVRDVAYEGLPFRLRREMHERVALALEADADGQAGRAAAPDLLSLHFHAAGVYDKAWTASLRAGDEARGKYAYAQAAAFFARALDSAAHLAQVSTAERAAASVSLGDCLDMAGDATGALAALRRARREMGDDLVATAEVLYKEARITLRLGRYRPALAQLTRAMKLLEGTAGASADAVRARLATRYGFCLHLQHRSAEAVRWGRRGVAWAESADDHEVLAHAFNALHLAYGASELSEDRPYGRLALALYEQLGDLSGQALTLNNLAIDAYNTGSWAQAIDAFTGAAESFHRLGDDANEATAVYNRADVLVAQGRHAEALPVLRVALHLARRVDDEELVGLVLREQARAEAGTGDQTRAWSSFQQARAVLAGLELATEVALLDAARAEALAGSGQADQALALIDDTIRAAQAKASDTLARLLRIRAQALVALGDHEQAAAAAREGLARTSGDYGGYEPALLRLALAEATRDRELREQAQRALVSLGVVA